A region of Vicugna pacos chromosome 7, VicPac4, whole genome shotgun sequence DNA encodes the following proteins:
- the YKT6 gene encoding synaptobrevin homolog YKT6 — translation MKLYSLSVLYKGDPKVVLLKAAYDVSSFSFFQRSSVQEFMTFTSQLIVERSAKGSRASVKEQEYLCHVYVRNDNLAGVVVADNEYPSRVAFSLLEKVLDDFSKQVDRIDWPIGSPATIEYTGLDAHLSRYQNPREADPMTKVQAELDETKIILHNTMESLLERGEKLDDLVSKSEVLGIQSKAFYKTARKQNSCCAIM, via the exons ATGAAGCTGTACAGCCTCAGCGTCCTCTACAAAGGCGATCCCAAGGTGGTGCTGCTCAAAGCCGCGTACGACGTGTCCTCCTTCAGCTTCTTCCAGAGGTCCAG TGTTCAGGAATTCATGACCTTCACAAGTCAACTGATCGTGGAACGCTCGGCGAAAGGCAGCAGAGCTTCCGTCAAAGAACAAG AATATCTGTGCCACGTCTACGTGAGAAACGACAATCTCGCAGGAGTGGTCGTTGCTGACAATGAGTATCCATCCCGCGTAGCTTTCTCCTTGCTGGAAAAG GTACTAGACGACTTCTCCAAGCAAGTCGACAGGATAGACTGGCCAATTGGATCCCCTGCTACCATCGAGTACACAGGCCTGGACGCTCACCTCAGTAGATACCAG AACCCCCGAGAAGCTGACCCCATGACCAAGGTGCAGGCTGAGCTAGATGAGACCAAAATCATCCTG CACAACACCATGGAGTCTTTATTAGAACGAGGCGAGAAGCTAGATGATCTGGTGTCCAAATCCGAAGTGCTGGGAATTCAGTCTAAAGCCTTCTATAAGACG GCCCGGAAACAAAACTCGTGCTGTGCAATCATGTGA